The Burkholderia lata genome contains a region encoding:
- a CDS encoding Mpo1-like protein, with translation MAHTHSEQFASFADFYPYYLNEHQNLTSRRLHFIGSLGVIGCVAMAIATGNWLWLPAAIVCGYGFAWVGHFFFEKNRPATFRHPIYSLMGDWVMFKDICTGKIPL, from the coding sequence ATGGCGCATACGCATTCCGAGCAATTCGCCAGCTTCGCGGATTTCTACCCGTATTACCTGAACGAACACCAGAACCTGACGTCGCGGCGGCTGCACTTCATCGGCTCGCTCGGCGTGATCGGCTGCGTCGCGATGGCGATCGCGACCGGCAACTGGCTGTGGCTGCCGGCGGCCATCGTCTGCGGCTACGGGTTCGCGTGGGTCGGACACTTCTTCTTCGAGAAGAACCGCCCGGCCACGTTCCGGCACCCGATCTACAGCCTGATGGGCGACTGGGTGATGTTCAAGGACATCTGCACGGGCAAGATCCCGTTGTAG
- a CDS encoding CBS domain-containing protein produces the protein MRVSDILKVKGNTLFTVTPDKPLREAVDTMAEHDIGSLVVMEYGDLVGMLTFREIILRLHVNGGAIGDVQVRKVMDEPLTCTPETDVNEVRRMMLERHARYMPVLDKKVLMGVISFYDVAKTVVEAQSFENRMLKAYIRDWPESEAEAHKP, from the coding sequence ATGCGCGTCAGCGATATTCTGAAAGTGAAGGGCAACACGCTGTTTACGGTGACGCCCGATAAGCCGCTGCGCGAAGCGGTCGACACGATGGCCGAACACGATATCGGTTCGCTCGTCGTGATGGAGTACGGCGATCTCGTCGGGATGCTGACGTTCCGCGAGATCATCCTGCGCCTGCACGTGAACGGCGGCGCGATCGGCGACGTCCAGGTGCGCAAGGTGATGGACGAGCCGCTCACGTGCACGCCGGAAACGGACGTCAACGAAGTGCGCCGGATGATGCTCGAGCGCCACGCACGCTACATGCCGGTGCTCGACAAGAAGGTGCTGATGGGCGTCATTTCGTTCTACGACGTCGCAAAGACGGTCGTCGAGGCGCAGAGCTTCGAGAACCGGATGCTGAAGGCGTACATCCGCGACTGGCCGGAATCGGAAGCCGAAGCGCACAAGCCGTGA
- a CDS encoding MFS transporter, translated as MSDHTQATSERRDERRAHASQFDLLRERRFAPFFTTQFLGALNDNVFKIGFTSLVTYHTARFSGVDAKTAAFLISAIFILPFVLFSATSGQIADKYDKATLTRFVKTFEILLMLVGAAGFVTHSATLLYLCTFMMGMHSTLFGPVKYSYLPQHLGEHELVGGNGLVEMGTFIAILIGTIIGGAAAGIEGSGERVLAVSVVVIALAGRFVAQRVPSTPAPQPDLVINWNPVSETWRNLGLARQNRTVFLSLLGISWLWFVGATFLTSFFNFAKDVLSASPDVVTILLATFSVGIGLGSLLCERLSQRRVEIGLVPLGSIGISVFAIELYFASHALPSPGHLLSVGEFLAGARHWRILVDLFLLAMFGGFYSVPLYALIQSRSAPTHRARIIAANNILNALFMILSAVMAMGLTKAGVDIPGLFLVTALLNVIVATYIYLLVPEFLLRFVAWVLVHTFYRIRLVHAERIPAEGAAVLVCNHVSYVDALVLAAASPRPIRFVMDHRIFKTRFASWVFRHAKAIPIAPRHEDPAMLARAYDACEAALKEGELVCIFPEGKLTKTGDINTFHHGITEILGRTPAPVIPMALRGLWGSYFSRHSDARMPRPIKRGVMSRLTLAVGEPIPASVATPEALQAAVTELRGARK; from the coding sequence ATGAGCGATCACACGCAAGCCACTTCGGAGCGGCGCGACGAACGGCGTGCCCACGCGTCGCAGTTCGACCTGCTGCGCGAACGCCGTTTCGCCCCGTTCTTCACGACCCAGTTCCTCGGGGCGCTGAACGACAACGTCTTCAAGATCGGCTTCACGTCGCTCGTCACCTATCACACCGCGCGGTTCTCCGGCGTCGATGCGAAGACGGCCGCGTTCCTGATCTCCGCGATCTTCATCCTGCCGTTCGTGCTGTTCTCGGCGACGTCCGGCCAGATCGCCGACAAGTACGACAAGGCGACCCTCACGCGCTTCGTGAAGACCTTCGAGATCCTGCTGATGCTCGTCGGCGCGGCCGGCTTCGTCACGCACAGCGCGACGCTGCTGTATCTGTGCACGTTCATGATGGGGATGCACTCGACGCTGTTCGGGCCCGTCAAGTATTCGTACCTGCCGCAGCATCTCGGCGAACATGAGCTGGTCGGCGGCAACGGCCTCGTCGAGATGGGGACGTTCATCGCGATCCTGATCGGCACGATCATCGGCGGCGCGGCCGCGGGCATCGAAGGCAGCGGCGAGCGCGTGCTCGCGGTGAGCGTCGTCGTCATCGCGCTCGCGGGGCGGTTCGTCGCGCAGCGCGTGCCGTCGACGCCGGCGCCGCAGCCCGATCTCGTGATCAACTGGAATCCGGTCAGCGAGACCTGGCGCAACCTCGGGCTCGCACGCCAGAACCGCACCGTGTTCCTGAGCCTGCTCGGCATCTCGTGGCTGTGGTTCGTCGGCGCGACGTTCCTCACGTCGTTCTTCAATTTTGCGAAGGACGTGCTGTCCGCGAGCCCCGACGTCGTCACGATCCTGCTCGCAACCTTCTCGGTCGGCATCGGCCTCGGCTCGCTGCTGTGCGAACGGCTGTCGCAGCGACGCGTCGAGATCGGCCTCGTGCCGCTCGGCTCGATCGGCATCAGCGTATTTGCGATCGAGCTGTATTTCGCGAGCCACGCGCTGCCTTCGCCCGGCCATCTACTGTCGGTCGGCGAATTCCTGGCCGGTGCACGCCACTGGCGCATCCTGGTCGACCTGTTCCTGCTCGCGATGTTCGGCGGCTTCTACAGCGTGCCGCTGTACGCGCTGATCCAGAGCCGCAGCGCACCGACGCACCGCGCGCGGATCATCGCCGCGAACAACATCCTGAACGCGTTGTTCATGATCCTGTCGGCCGTGATGGCGATGGGGCTGACCAAGGCCGGAGTCGACATCCCCGGCCTGTTCCTCGTCACGGCGCTCCTGAACGTGATCGTCGCCACGTATATCTATCTGCTCGTGCCCGAGTTCCTGCTGCGCTTCGTCGCATGGGTGCTCGTACACACCTTCTACCGAATTCGCCTCGTGCACGCGGAGCGGATCCCGGCAGAAGGGGCGGCCGTGCTCGTGTGCAACCACGTCAGCTACGTCGATGCGCTCGTGCTGGCCGCGGCAAGCCCGCGCCCGATCCGTTTCGTGATGGATCACCGGATCTTCAAGACGCGCTTTGCGAGCTGGGTGTTCCGGCATGCGAAGGCGATCCCGATTGCGCCGCGTCACGAGGATCCCGCGATGCTCGCGCGTGCGTACGACGCATGCGAGGCCGCGCTGAAGGAAGGCGAACTCGTGTGCATCTTCCCGGAAGGCAAGCTGACGAAGACGGGCGACATCAACACGTTCCACCACGGCATCACGGAGATCCTGGGTCGCACGCCGGCGCCGGTGATTCCGATGGCGCTGCGCGGGCTGTGGGGCAGCTATTTTTCGCGGCATTCCGATGCGCGGATGCCGCGCCCCATCAAGCGCGGCGTGATGAGCCGGCTGACGCTGGCGGTCGGCGAGCCGATCCCGGCGTCGGTTGCGACGCCCGAGGCACTGCAGGCCGCGGTGACCGAACTGCGCGGCGCGCGGAAGTAA